One window from the genome of Vanessa tameamea isolate UH-Manoa-2023 chromosome 13, ilVanTame1 primary haplotype, whole genome shotgun sequence encodes:
- the LOC113397948 gene encoding protein singed wings 2 isoform X1, whose amino-acid sequence MLTCTNGVTNIWLTNIRYDISHLMLLEWPGECINMGRLQKHFPQLRSLDISNSTSLKYFKGHFDAQSKIEKISIHNSTSLWEVPATVVGNMTQLRELDLRNNTLRHMKANLLRGPPQLQTVYLGDNKWDCSDGGLDWLAMEDKNGTVRRRLLDYYELVCHQQLYRGKPLHKVMDIIRMVRETCPEPCACAMTHVVSDRKGTVIPLITVDCSKRNLESPPASLPPSTTTLRLEGNKLSSIRQLVQNPQYQKLVDLYLDNNSIQTVKELEGSEWFTTFRVLSLRGNMLKQIPVYAFDKAFQGNNNIMHVFLGQNPWRCDCHFIPRFQGLLLKYKRVIRDLTDIRCAKSDDKSISFVQISTISLGNVCRNNDMKMPISTINIVNLILLALITSVIGKFLYDWHRFRTTGELPWISAVMP is encoded by the exons ATGTTAACCTGTACGAATGGCGTTACTAATATCTGGTTAACTAATATAAG ataCGATATATCCCATTTAATGTTATTGGAATGGCCTGGAGAATGTATCAACATGGGTCGTCTACAGAAACATTTTCCTCAACTAAGGTCGTTGGATATCAGTAATAGCACAAGTCTCAAATATTTCAAAGGTCATTTTGACGCTCAAAGCAAAATTGAG aaaaTATCAATACATAACTCAACGTCACTGTGGGAGGTTCCCGCGACTGTCGTGGGAAATATGACGCAGCTAAGAGAATTAGATCTTCGGAACAACACCCTGAGGCACATGAAAGCAAATCTCTTACGAGGACCACCTCAGTTACAAACAGTTTATCTTGGCG ATAACAAGTGGGACTGCAGCGATGGTGGGCTTGATTGGCTGGCTATGGAGGATAAAAATGGTACAGTTCGGAGAAGATTATTAGATTATTATGAACTGGTGTGTCATCAACAGCTGTACAGAGGGAAACCACTACACAAAGTAATGGATATTATTCGG ATGGTTCGAGAAACTTGTCCGGAGCCTTGTGCATGCGCTATGACCCACGTGGTATCTGATCGTAAAGGGACAGTGATTCCATTAATCACAGTCGATTGTTCAAAGAGAAACCTAGAGAGCCCTCCAGCGTCTTTACCGCCTAGTACAACAACACTTCGGCTTGAAGGAaataag TTAAGCAGTATTCGCCAGTTGGTCCAAAATCCTCAGTACCAGAAACTAGTAGACTTATACCTTGACAACAACAGTATTCAAACTGTTAAAGAACTAGAAGGATCTGAGTGGTTTACAACTTTTAGAGTACTAAGTCTTCGGGGAAACATGTTGAAGCag ATACCAGTGTACGCCTTCGACAAAGCTTTTCAAGGGAACAACAATATAATGCATGTGTTTTTAGGGCAGAATCCGTGGCGATGCGATTGCCACTTTATACCGAGATTTCAAGGGTTGCTCTTGAAGTATAAAAGGGTGATACGGGACTTAACAGATATAAGATGTGCTAAATCAGACGACAAATCTATTTCTTTTGTTCAG ATAAGTACAATATCACTAGGCAACGTTTGCAGGAACAATGACATGAAAATGCCGATAAGTACGATTAATATAGTTAATTTGATCCTTTTGGCGCTTATAACGTCAGTTATTGGCAAATTCTTATACGATTGGCACCGGTTTAGAACTACGGGGGAATTACCTTGGATATCTGCAGTTATGCCAtaa
- the LOC113397948 gene encoding protein singed wings 2 isoform X2, giving the protein MLTCTNGVTNIWLTNIRYDISHLMLLEWPGECINMGRLQKHFPQLRSLDISNSTSLKYFKGHFDAQSKIEKISIHNSTSLWEVPATVVGNMTQLRELDLRNNTLRHMKANLLRGPPQLQTVYLGDNKWDCSDGGLDWLAMEDKNGTVRRRLLDYYELVCHQQLYRGKPLHKVMDIIRLSSIRQLVQNPQYQKLVDLYLDNNSIQTVKELEGSEWFTTFRVLSLRGNMLKQIPVYAFDKAFQGNNNIMHVFLGQNPWRCDCHFIPRFQGLLLKYKRVIRDLTDIRCAKSDDKSISFVQISTISLGNVCRNNDMKMPISTINIVNLILLALITSVIGKFLYDWHRFRTTGELPWISAVMP; this is encoded by the exons ATGTTAACCTGTACGAATGGCGTTACTAATATCTGGTTAACTAATATAAG ataCGATATATCCCATTTAATGTTATTGGAATGGCCTGGAGAATGTATCAACATGGGTCGTCTACAGAAACATTTTCCTCAACTAAGGTCGTTGGATATCAGTAATAGCACAAGTCTCAAATATTTCAAAGGTCATTTTGACGCTCAAAGCAAAATTGAG aaaaTATCAATACATAACTCAACGTCACTGTGGGAGGTTCCCGCGACTGTCGTGGGAAATATGACGCAGCTAAGAGAATTAGATCTTCGGAACAACACCCTGAGGCACATGAAAGCAAATCTCTTACGAGGACCACCTCAGTTACAAACAGTTTATCTTGGCG ATAACAAGTGGGACTGCAGCGATGGTGGGCTTGATTGGCTGGCTATGGAGGATAAAAATGGTACAGTTCGGAGAAGATTATTAGATTATTATGAACTGGTGTGTCATCAACAGCTGTACAGAGGGAAACCACTACACAAAGTAATGGATATTATTCGG TTAAGCAGTATTCGCCAGTTGGTCCAAAATCCTCAGTACCAGAAACTAGTAGACTTATACCTTGACAACAACAGTATTCAAACTGTTAAAGAACTAGAAGGATCTGAGTGGTTTACAACTTTTAGAGTACTAAGTCTTCGGGGAAACATGTTGAAGCag ATACCAGTGTACGCCTTCGACAAAGCTTTTCAAGGGAACAACAATATAATGCATGTGTTTTTAGGGCAGAATCCGTGGCGATGCGATTGCCACTTTATACCGAGATTTCAAGGGTTGCTCTTGAAGTATAAAAGGGTGATACGGGACTTAACAGATATAAGATGTGCTAAATCAGACGACAAATCTATTTCTTTTGTTCAG ATAAGTACAATATCACTAGGCAACGTTTGCAGGAACAATGACATGAAAATGCCGATAAGTACGATTAATATAGTTAATTTGATCCTTTTGGCGCTTATAACGTCAGTTATTGGCAAATTCTTATACGATTGGCACCGGTTTAGAACTACGGGGGAATTACCTTGGATATCTGCAGTTATGCCAtaa